From the genome of Streptomyces sp. JH34:
CGCCTCTGGCCCCGGACTCCGTGACCAGCAGGCCCCGGTGTGTTCCATGACACCTCACAGCCATGACTCGGCATGGGCATTACATGCATATGATGAACCGACTGTTGACTGGAAGCACCCAAGAGGTTTCGTTGCTCACCGGTCACACCTTGAATCGACGCGAGAGGCGTGAGGCCTGGCGTCCAGGCTTCGGAGCATTCCTGTGTCGAAGGTGACCCGTCGTACCGCGCTGGGGGCTATCAGTCTCGGTGCAGTCGGCTTCGTCGGCTATCAATTGCGCGAACAGGCCGGACCTCTTCCCACGCGTCCGGCAGCGCGAACCGGCAACAACCCCGCCGTCCGGGAGAACACGGCCATCGGCTCGGACCAGTGGCCGCTGGGACGTGACGGTCTCAAGGGCGTGACCGATGATCTTGCGCAGGTCCAGGGCTACGCATCAGCGACCTCGGTCAGCCACGGCGAATCCATCGATTTTCATATCGCCTCGCATACCGCACAGAATTGCACCATAGCGGTCTACCGCATCGGTCACTACGCAGCTGTCGGTGCCCGGCATCTCCTGACCAGCGAGCCGGTGAAGGTCAAACCGCAGAAGAAGCCAGACCCGCATCCGGAGACCGGTCTCATCTCCTGCGACTGGCCGGTCTCCTGGACGCTGGAAATACCGAACACGTGGGTGTCGGGGATATTCCTGGCTGTCTTCACCTCCCAGGACGGCCACCGCAGCTACACGCCCTTCGTCGTGCGGGACACCGCCCGCCGTTCCGATGTCCTGATGGTCGTCCCCTTCACCACGTATCAGGCGTACAACATGTGGCCGCTCGATGGTCGTACGGGGAAAAACCTGTACAAGGGGTACACCGCCGACGGTGAGATAGGCGGCAACCCGGAACGCGCCTTCAAGGTCTCTTTCGACCGGCCGTACATGCAGCTCGGCCTGCCCCGCTGGTTCGACATGGATATCAGCGCGGCACGGTGGGCGGAGAGCTCCGGCTACGACATCACCTATGCCACCAGCGTCGATCTGCACGAGGGACGCATCGACCCCTCGCAGTACACCGCGATCGTCTTCTCCGGACACGACGAATACTGGTCCAAGGAGATGCGCGACTGCGCCGAGAGCGCCGTGGACGCCGGAACCCACCTGGCGTTCCTCGCCTCGAACAACATCTACTTCCACATACGTCTCGAGGCAGGCACCGAAGACCGGCCCTCCCGTGTGGTGACCTGCTACAAGGAAGCCCCAGACCCGGAACCAGGCGAAGCCGGCCCGACCATGCGATGGCGCCACCTCGGCAAAAAGCACCATAAAGCCGAACAGCGCCTGATAGGCGTCCAGTACAACGGCATCCTCGCGAAACCCGTCCCCCTGGTGGTCAGCGAGAGCAAGCACTGGTTCTGGTCAGGAACGGGCCTGCGGGACGGAGACGAAATACCTGACCTGATCGCCGTCGAAGCAGACGGTTTCAACCCCGCGATGCCCCAGCCCGCCGACACCAAGCAGACCCTGCTCGCCGCATCCCCCTACGTCGACAGCCGCAACCGGGGCCGCGCCGTACAGAACACCAGCCTCTGCGAGAACCATCAGGGGACCCTCGTCTTCGTCGCCGGCACCTTCCACTGGCCGCTCGCTCTCAACGACCCCGACCACCGCAACCCGCACGTCCAGCGAGCCACCGGCAACCTCATCACTCGCATGCTGGAACCTCGCAATAGGCCATAGCAGGACTGTCTCTGTTGGAACGACAGCAGTCGTTCACAGGTCTGGAAGACACTGAGGTCAGGATCGGGGGCTTGCCCAGATCCTCGTCCCGTCGATCCTGCTCATCGACTCGCCCCGCAGAGCACTGGGCAGCAACCGCGAAGACCAGGAACGAGGCCGCCGAATCTACGGCCGATTCAAAGCCCTGACCGACGCCTACGGCCCGCGGCTCCAGCTCATCCTCGCCGACAACGACACCGCCCCCGTTATGTTTTTCGCGGTCCTGCAACGGGGCCGCTGGCCTCTGGGCCCGGCATGACTGTGTCCCCCTGTCGAAGGCATGACCTGGGGGGTGGTGTCACCGGGTCCGGGGGTGTTCGTCGGAGACGCTGATCAGAGGTCCGGCCACCGTCCGGTCCGGCGCAATGCCGGACAGTTCGCGGGCGGCAGGTCTGCATAACGTGGATGCGCGAGCACGACACCCGAGCCGAGGCCGGCACCGTCAAACCCCCTGGAAGGGCGCGATGTTCGAGATCGAAGACGTGGGCGTGTTCCTCGGCCTGGACGTCGGCAAGTCCGCTCACCACGGGCACGGGCTCACCCCGGCCGGGAAGAAGGTCTTCGACAAGCCGCTGCCCAACAGCGAGCCGAAGCTGCGGGCCGTGTTCGACAAGCTGACCGCGAAGTTCGGCACCGTCCTGGTCATCGTGGACCAGCCCGCCTCCATCGGCGCTCTGCCCCTGGCCGTCGCCCGGGACACCGGCTGTCGCGTCGCCTACCTGCCCGGCCTGGCTATGCGCCGGATCGCCGACCTCTACCCCGGCGAGGCCAAGACCGACGCCAAGGACGCGGCCGTCATTGCCGACGCCGCACGGACCATGCCGCACACCCTGCGCTCGCTCGAACTGACCGACGAGATCACCGCCGAGCTGACCGTGCTGACCGGCTTCGACCAGGACCTGGCCGCCGAGGCCACCCGCACCAGCAACCGGATACACGGCCTTCTCACCCAGTTCCACCCCAGCCTGGAGCGCGTCCTGGGGCCCCGCCTGGACCACCAAGCCGTCACCTGGCTCCTTGAACGCCACGGCTCCCCGGCCGCCCTGCGCAAAGCCGGCCGACGCCGCCTCGTCGAGCTGATCCGGCCCAAGGCCCCGCGCATGGCCGCACGGCTGATCGACGACATCTTCGACGCCCTGGACGAGCAGACCGTGACCGTTCCCGGCACCGGCACCCTCGACATCGTGGTCCCGTCCCTGGCCCGCTCGCTCGCCGCCGTCCACGAACAGCGCCGGGCCCTGGAAGCCCAGATCAACAGCCTGCTGGAGGCCCACCCTCTTTCCCAAGTCCTGACCTCGATGCCCGGCGTCGGCGTCAGGACCGCCGCAGTCCTGCTGGTCACCGTCGGCGACGGCACCAACTTCCCCACCGCCGCCCACCTGGCTTCCTACGCCGGCCTCGCACCGACGACCAAGTCCTCGGGCACCTCGATCCATGGCGAACACGCGCCCCGCGGCGGGAACCGGCAGCTGAAGCGGGCCATGTTCCTCTCCGCCTTCGCCTGCATAAACGCCGATCCGGCCTCCCGGACCTACTACGACAAGCAGCGAGCCCGCGGCAAAACCCACACCCAAGCCCTTCTCCGCCTCGCCCGCCAGCGCATCAGCGTCCTGTTCGCCATGCTCCGCGACGGCACCTTCTACGAATCGCGGGCGCCCAAGAACGTCGAGCTCGCCGCATAACCCCAGCAACACCGAACCACCCCAAACCCGACAGGGTGCCTTGACGAACGACATAGAGGCACCCCCCCTCGGCAGCGTTGCGGCATGCGAAGCAGGCACGGCCCCACAAGAGATCACAGAGTTCTCGACGCCCCGCGACCCTGTGGAAGACCATGCCTGCCGAAGCGTCATCCCTGATCGCGCCTGTCTCTTGACCGGCTCTGCCACCTGATCGACGAACCCCCTCCACTACTGCTTCGTCCCCTGGCCCTCGGCTGGCGCCGCGAGCGGTGGGGCCCACCGGACGCCCGTTCGCGCGTCCCCGGGAACAGCGGCCAGGCGACCAGGGGGCGCGGTGTCAAGCGCTCAGAAACCGCTGGAACCGTGTGTCGAACTCCCGCGGGTCCTCGGCCAGCGACGCCTTGACCATGGCGGTGAACTCGTCCAGGACCACCTCGAACGCGTCGGACTCGACACCGTCGAGGGTGATACGGGCAACGTCGGCCGGGTCCGTCTTCGGCACGTCGTAGCCCTTCATCATGTCTGTGTCGGCCGCGCCGAGGTGCACGGAGGTGACGCGTGTGCCCTGGCCGGTCAGTTCCTGGCGCAGCGCGTTACTCATGCTCCACAGGGCGGACTTCGAGACGCCGTAGGCGCCGTTGCCTGGGAAGACGAACCAGGAGGCCGAGGAGGCGATGTTCACGATCGCGCCCCCGCCGTTGGCCGCGAGGACCGGTGTGAAGGCGCGGGACACTGACAACGAGCCCCAGAAGTTGACGTCCAGCGCGGCTCGGACGCCATCCAGGTCCCCGAGCAGAGGACCGCCTCCGATACCAGCGTTGTTGACCAGCAGGTTCACGTCGGCGGCGACGCGAGCGGCGTTCGCGACGGCCTCCGGGTCGGTGACGTCGAGGGCGAGGACCTGGACGCCTTCGAGGTCGATCGACTCGGGACGGCGGGCGGTCGCGTAGACCTTGGCTCCTCGCTCGACGAGCTGGGCGGCGAGGTGGCGGCCGATGCCGCGGTTGGCTCCGGTGATGAGCGCGGTGGCTCCGTTGAGGTTCATGTCGCGTACGCTAAAACCTGACGTCGACGTGAGAATCAAGTCGGGAGCCGGCGGGAGGCGCTTTGAGGATCGGGCAGGTGGCCGAGCGCGCCGGGGTCAGCGTCCGCGCGCTGCGGTACTACGAGGAACAGGGACTCGTCGTCGCCGACCGCGGGCCCGGCGGCCACCGGCAGTACCCGGACTCCGCCGTGGAGCGGGTGAGATTCATCCAACTGCTCTACGCGGCAGGGCTGTCGAGCAAGGCGATCCTGCCCATCCTGCCGTTCCTGGACACCCTTGTCGCGACCCCTCGCATGGCACGCCGGCTCGAGGCCGAGCGTGACCGGATCAAAGCCCAGATCGGCGACCTGACCAAGGCTCATGACAGGCTCGAGGAACTGATCCGCCTCGCCGCCGCGTACAAGGACTCCCCGGCTACCTGCGAGGCGGACGAAGGCCCCGCCATGTCGTCAGCCGCGCGGCTACCGCGCGAGCGCATCCCGGGATTGCGGCCGAACAGGCGCTGACGGCGGTCGCAGGTCGAGGGTCGACGAGTGGGTCGCAGCCGGCCCCCTTTCACGTGCTCAGAGCGCTCGGCCTGCCTCCCGATCCGGTTGTGCCGCAGCGGGACCTGCCCGCCGAGAGAACGGTGCTCGACTCCTGACCCGCCGGTGACGCCAATGATCGGTGGCCGGCGGCCTTGACCGTATGTGCGACGGCGAGAGCGGGCAGGCGTCGGCTTCCGTATGGGTCCGGGCGCGGGTGTCGGGGACCGGCCGCCGGTGGTCATTCGCCTCCGGCCACAGCAATGACGCCGGCCACCGTGGCGGCCACCGCACAAGCGGTGGCCGCGTAGGTGAGGCGGCGGCGACGCAGGGAGCGTAGGCCGCACGCGAACAGGGGGCGCGGATCGCACGAGGAGCGCCCGTCGCGCCCGGCCTTGGCGCGCGCCGCGGCCTGCCCCTGCCGGGCTTTCGGCTTGCGCATTGCTCGTGCGTCTTCACTGCCTGTGCTGCCAGGGGGACCGAGCCGCGTGGGAGTGGGTCAGCCGAGGCTGCTGCCGCCCTCGCCTGTCAGACGTTCGACACCCGCTCGCAGCACCGCAGAAAGCGCTCCTGGATCAATAGCTCATCGCGGCAGATCACTGCCTTCACTGGTCTCTCCCGGGACGTCTGATCCCCGAACCGCCACCTCCTGCCCACTCGTATGCATGGAGGTGAGCGGGGCGGCGACGACTCTTGGTTTCCGAGGCGTCCGAGAACGCGCCGGCTGCGGTGGATCACCAGCAGCCACGTCGGCAAGTAGGCTGCTAACAAGGGGAGTTGAGGCGCATGCCGGTCTCGGGACGTATGCTGAACGTGCGGGCTGCGCGCGGGCATGGGGCTCCGACTCGGGGGAGGGTGCGTGGAAGCGCATCGCACTGCAGAGCTGAAGGTTTTTGTACCCGTCAAGTACGACCTCGGCGGGACCATCTTCGACACCAGGCGCCTGATGCAGGCAGTGGAGGCCCGGCACGGCACCGTAAGCGTGGACATGACCATGCTGCGCAGCTGGAACCTGTCGTATCTGGCCGGGCACTCACCGGTCCTCTCATGCGCGCTGTCCGAAGGGGAGACGGTGCTCGCCGGGGCCAAGTGGTCCTTCGACTGCCGGATGCGGGTGTATCCGTGGCTCGGTGTGGTCTCGGTCGACTACACGTTCACCCTCGTCGAGGGCGTGGCCGACATCGAGCACTTCTACGACGACCTGGTCGACTGGAAGAACCGGGACTACCTGCCCTACCTCGAACGATGCCACGCCCTCAGCGACAACCTGAGTCTCCGGATTCCCCCGGGCCTGAGGGCCGGTGACTCCGAGGCGCACGGCTCCGCCGTGCGGGCTCTGCGGAGCGCCACGGCCGGGATCATCGAGCCCAGGCCGTTCCTCTACGCCTTCCACGACTTCCGCCTGTGCTTCATCGGCGACTCCGACAG
Proteins encoded in this window:
- a CDS encoding N,N-dimethylformamidase beta subunit family domain-containing protein; this translates as MTRRTALGAISLGAVGFVGYQLREQAGPLPTRPAARTGNNPAVRENTAIGSDQWPLGRDGLKGVTDDLAQVQGYASATSVSHGESIDFHIASHTAQNCTIAVYRIGHYAAVGARHLLTSEPVKVKPQKKPDPHPETGLISCDWPVSWTLEIPNTWVSGIFLAVFTSQDGHRSYTPFVVRDTARRSDVLMVVPFTTYQAYNMWPLDGRTGKNLYKGYTADGEIGGNPERAFKVSFDRPYMQLGLPRWFDMDISAARWAESSGYDITYATSVDLHEGRIDPSQYTAIVFSGHDEYWSKEMRDCAESAVDAGTHLAFLASNNIYFHIRLEAGTEDRPSRVVTCYKEAPDPEPGEAGPTMRWRHLGKKHHKAEQRLIGVQYNGILAKPVPLVVSESKHWFWSGTGLRDGDEIPDLIAVEADGFNPAMPQPADTKQTLLAASPYVDSRNRGRAVQNTSLCENHQGTLVFVAGTFHWPLALNDPDHRNPHVQRATGNLITRMLEPRNRP
- a CDS encoding IS110 family transposase gives rise to the protein MFEIEDVGVFLGLDVGKSAHHGHGLTPAGKKVFDKPLPNSEPKLRAVFDKLTAKFGTVLVIVDQPASIGALPLAVARDTGCRVAYLPGLAMRRIADLYPGEAKTDAKDAAVIADAARTMPHTLRSLELTDEITAELTVLTGFDQDLAAEATRTSNRIHGLLTQFHPSLERVLGPRLDHQAVTWLLERHGSPAALRKAGRRRLVELIRPKAPRMAARLIDDIFDALDEQTVTVPGTGTLDIVVPSLARSLAAVHEQRRALEAQINSLLEAHPLSQVLTSMPGVGVRTAAVLLVTVGDGTNFPTAAHLASYAGLAPTTKSSGTSIHGEHAPRGGNRQLKRAMFLSAFACINADPASRTYYDKQRARGKTHTQALLRLARQRISVLFAMLRDGTFYESRAPKNVELAA
- a CDS encoding SDR family oxidoreductase, with the translated sequence MNLNGATALITGANRGIGRHLAAQLVERGAKVYATARRPESIDLEGVQVLALDVTDPEAVANAARVAADVNLLVNNAGIGGGPLLGDLDGVRAALDVNFWGSLSVSRAFTPVLAANGGGAIVNIASSASWFVFPGNGAYGVSKSALWSMSNALRQELTGQGTRVTSVHLGAADTDMMKGYDVPKTDPADVARITLDGVESDAFEVVLDEFTAMVKASLAEDPREFDTRFQRFLSA
- a CDS encoding MerR family transcriptional regulator, whose translation is MAERAGVSVRALRYYEEQGLVVADRGPGGHRQYPDSAVERVRFIQLLYAAGLSSKAILPILPFLDTLVATPRMARRLEAERDRIKAQIGDLTKAHDRLEELIRLAAAYKDSPATCEADEGPAMSSAARLPRERIPGLRPNRR